Genomic window (bacterium):
ATATATTATTTACCGAAATTACGCCCATTTCAAACAATAATTCTACTTGCGAAATATTATACGAAACAACTGCATTCAAATGGTTAATTTTGGCAGATGTATAAGTAGTTTGAGCTTGAAGAACATCAATAAATGTCCCTATCCCTGCCCTTAGCCTTACTACTGCAATATTTCTGCTTTCCGCCGATGCCTGAACTTCTGACCACGTTGAATCTATAAGACTTCTTGCCGTAACTGTATTAAAAAAAGTTTTTACAATATTTTCATCTATGTCTCTTGATTTATTAATATAAGTTAATTTTGATTCTTCCAGTTGAGCAGACCTTGATTTTATATCTGTATAGCCAAATAATCCCAGTCCCATACCTGCCGGATAGTCAACCTCCAAAGGTCTTCTCATTGCTAAGTTCCAACCTACAGCCACTCCAACAAATCTGTTAGGGCCGATACTGCTTTGAAAAGTCCCCTGCCTCGAAACTTGTCCATATAAGGCTATATCAGGCAAATAATTTGCATAACCCAAATTTCTTTTTTGTCTGGCAGCTTCTATATCAAATTTAGCAGATTGAAGATCAGCCCTGTTAGTCATTGCCAGTTCTTTTGCTCTATCAAGATCAAAACAGTCTTTAAAAATTTCTTTTATTTTTATGTCATTATCATCGGGAACCAGACGGGTAAAAACCGAAATACCGATAATATTTGCCAGCTGCGCCTGATTTAATCTGTATTGATTCTCTGCAAGTGTTAAACTCTGGTTTGCTCTTGCTAAATCTGCCTGCGCTCTCAAAACATCAAACTTTGTTCCTATACCTGCTTCATTTTTTTCTTTGTTAATTCTTAATTGTTCGGTAATTTGTTTAATATTGGTTTTTAGAATTTCAATTCCTCTTTTACTTTCTAAAAGTTCATAATATTTTGTTGCTGAATTTTTCAAGACTTGATCTTTTGTAAATTCCAATTGTTTTTTTTGAGCCTTATATTGAGTTCTTGCAATTTGTAAATCAAAATATTTTCTTATACTTATAAAATAACTGTAATCAAAATTTAATCTGTATGCTGTTTCTTTTACCTGATCGGGAATCACTGTGTTAACAATAAATTCACCGGTATTTTTTTGTATAGTTTGAGCACCGTCAATGTCAGGCAGGAAATTTGCAATTGTCCCGTAATAAATCCATTTATCACTTTCTGCTTTCTGTGCAAAAATTTTAATATTAAAGTTTTTTTCCATAGCAATTTCCAGCGTATCTTTAAGACTTATAGGCTGCTCTTTTTGAGTTAAATCAAAAATAATACTTCCACAAATATCAGGCTTATTTGGATTTGCATTTTTAGGTCTTTCAGCGCGTTTTTCTTTCGGTACTTCTTTAGGCGGCTCATTTTTTTTAAGAAGTTCGTTTAAGGCTGGAAATTCTTGTTCAATAGTTGTCGAATTTTGTTTGGCTGACGGATTTGTTGCAGGATTAGCTGACTGATCCTGCTCTTCAGGATTAATATTTTCAGCATCAGCATTATTTGGCTGTTCCTGTTTGCCAATATTTTGGGTTGTATTTTGAGGTTTATCAAGCATGATTTCTTGAGCAAAACAACAAGCAGTTGCTAAAAAATTAACCGCCACAACAAAAATAAAGATTTTTATTAATTTCTTTATGCTCATTTTTTATACCGATTATAGCTCTACTAAAAATTACCTGTTGAGTTCAAATAAATTTTATTAAGAATAGTTTTTAAAATTTCAATTTCTTCTGCTGTAATCTTTTCTTTAATTTTATGCTGGACTTCTTTTGCTACAGGCAGAAGTTGGACTACTGTATCTTTACCGTCCTGCGTAAGATAAATTTTGAATTTTCTGCGATCTTTTTCATCAGATATTCTAATAATAAGATTTCTTTTCTCCAAAATATCAAGAATTCTTGTAACGGTCGGCTTATCTTTGAATAAAAAATCAGCGATTTGTTTTTGATAAAGCCCGTCTTCTTTGTGAAGATAGGACATAACTGCCCATTGTTCTGGAGTTATGTTGAAATTTCTGGATTTAAATTCTCTAAAAATGAGGTTTTTAATACTTTGTACGGTTTTTCCCATAACATAACTCATACAATCTTCTGTTACAAATTTTTGAGTATCCATATTAATCTACCCCCGTTTAAATAAATATTAGTTAACTCTAATTGCTAAATAAATTAATCTGTCTGTCGTTGAGAGAAAGTTAGAAGAGCTGACTTGGCAAAGCATTTATGGGTTTAATGGATAGATTCTCACGCTCCTGTTAGTCGCTCAGAGTGACAAAAAGAAAAGACTCTAAAGAAATCTTTCGAGATTTTTCTCTCGCTTAGTCTTTGATAATTAAATCAAAAAATGTCTATGGTTGCAATAGCAACTATAGCAAAAACAACCATATATAATATGCGTTTGTTGTTATACTTATTTGTTTATATAATTCCAAAAAATAGTTTAATTTTGTTGATAAATTCCTGAACATTTATAGGTTTGGTTATATAGTCCATGCAACCTGCTTCATTGCATTTTTTTATGTCAGATTCCATTGCATGCGCTGATACTACTATAATCGGGATATTTTGACTTTCTGGAGAAGTCTTTATGCTTTTAATAACTTCAAGTCCGCTAATATCAGGGAGCTGCAAATCCATCAGGATTAAATCAATTTTGTTATAATTCTCCTGAACTGCTTCAAGGGCAAGTTTTCCGTTTATGGCTTCTAATACGTCAAATTTTTGAAAATTTAAAATATCTCTCAACAATTTTAAGTTTATCGGGTTATCCTCAACTATGAGTATTGTTTTTCCGGTTTTCATTTTTCACCTGTGGTTTTCTTTAAATAATTATATATCGACCGGAAGAGTAAAAGTAAAAGTCGCTCCCTTACTTAACTTGCTTTCCAAAAATATTTTTCCGCCGTGAAGTTTCACAAGTTCTTTTGTTATAGTCAAGCCCAAGCCTGTACTTCCCTGTTTTGTTGAATAAGAACTGTCTACCTGTTGAAATTTTCCGAAGATTTTTTCATGAAACTCAGGGGCTATGCCGATTCCGTTATCTTTAACTGATAATCGTAAATTATTGCCGTCTTTTACAGCAATAATTTCGATAATACCACTTTCAGGAGTGAATTTTACAGCGTTGCTTATCAAATTATACAATATCTGATGAAATTTTCTTCTATCAGCAGAGATTTCAAAAAATTTATCTTTGCACTCAAATTTTATATTCTGTTTTTTCTGGACAAGAAGAGGGGAAACTATATTCAAGGCTTCATCAACTGCTGATTTAACGTTAAATATTTCTTTGCTCAGCTGCATCTTTCCTGACTCAATTTTTGACAAATCCAGTAAATCATTAATCATTCCGAGCAAATGCACCCCGCTTGAGTGGATATCTCCGATATATTCAGATTGTTTTTCATTCAATTCACCGAATATCTTGAGATTCAAAGCTTCTGAAAATCCGATAATCGCATTTAAAGGCGTTCTGAGTTCATGCGACATATTCGCCAGAAATTCATTTTTTATTTTATCAGCTTCAAGAATTTTTTTGTTCTGCTCTTTTATAAGTTCAAGGGTCTTTGTTCTTTCTGTGATGTTATCTTTAAGTATTTTTAGCTGCATTTTGAATACTTGACTGAGTTCAGCGTCTTTTATTATGTAAGATGCCGTTGAACTAACTGCTTCCAGAATTGAAACGTCACTTTCTTCGTATTTATCGAATTGATTCTGAA
Coding sequences:
- a CDS encoding GAF domain-containing sensor histidine kinase, giving the protein MNLSGWNQEYNLILSEIFINSDKVFHIVFNKDGSVVNFSENLPEKLSFNKDEFSNLNLQRIFDFRVSEIIKNLSVISEISAEINVIQKNKDFLFTKTVFLKKDENLIAFIFPDSERQNLKELNNRLVKTLHTNMEIIDRQSFSEENIFTEILEKIKNLINYDRAVIFLLEGDTLLMKMQAGFNDCQVNHKKTITDKDRILNHILLTGKSIIHNHNEFNSSILAELGYESDFDFSTIISPLKIRETVYGFIVLIQNQFDKYEESDVSILEAVSSTASYIIKDAELSQVFKMQLKILKDNITERTKTLELIKEQNKKILEADKIKNEFLANMSHELRTPLNAIIGFSEALNLKIFGELNEKQSEYIGDIHSSGVHLLGMINDLLDLSKIESGKMQLSKEIFNVKSAVDEALNIVSPLLVQKKQNIKFECKDKFFEISADRRKFHQILYNLISNAVKFTPESGIIEIIAVKDGNNLRLSVKDNGIGIAPEFHEKIFGKFQQVDSSYSTKQGSTGLGLTITKELVKLHGGKIFLESKLSKGATFTFTLPVDI
- a CDS encoding TolC family protein — protein: MSIKKLIKIFIFVVAVNFLATACCFAQEIMLDKPQNTTQNIGKQEQPNNADAENINPEEQDQSANPATNPSAKQNSTTIEQEFPALNELLKKNEPPKEVPKEKRAERPKNANPNKPDICGSIIFDLTQKEQPISLKDTLEIAMEKNFNIKIFAQKAESDKWIYYGTIANFLPDIDGAQTIQKNTGEFIVNTVIPDQVKETAYRLNFDYSYFISIRKYFDLQIARTQYKAQKKQLEFTKDQVLKNSATKYYELLESKRGIEILKTNIKQITEQLRINKEKNEAGIGTKFDVLRAQADLARANQSLTLAENQYRLNQAQLANIIGISVFTRLVPDDNDIKIKEIFKDCFDLDRAKELAMTNRADLQSAKFDIEAARQKRNLGYANYLPDIALYGQVSRQGTFQSSIGPNRFVGVAVGWNLAMRRPLEVDYPAGMGLGLFGYTDIKSRSAQLEESKLTYINKSRDIDENIVKTFFNTVTARSLIDSTWSEVQASAESRNIAVVRLRAGIGTFIDVLQAQTTYTSAKINHLNAVVSYNISQVELLFEMGVISVNNILNGFNSSNCETSK
- a CDS encoding response regulator, which encodes MKTGKTILIVEDNPINLKLLRDILNFQKFDVLEAINGKLALEAVQENYNKIDLILMDLQLPDISGLEVIKSIKTSPESQNIPIIVVSAHAMESDIKKCNEAGCMDYITKPINVQEFINKIKLFFGII
- a CDS encoding MarR family transcriptional regulator; the encoded protein is MDTQKFVTEDCMSYVMGKTVQSIKNLIFREFKSRNFNITPEQWAVMSYLHKEDGLYQKQIADFLFKDKPTVTRILDILEKRNLIIRISDEKDRRKFKIYLTQDGKDTVVQLLPVAKEVQHKIKEKITAEEIEILKTILNKIYLNSTGNF